Proteins encoded by one window of Fibrobacterota bacterium:
- a CDS encoding 4Fe-4S dicluster domain-containing protein: MAKAAAAASPEIKPDGKKGYINTRTGKVPKWGMAIDLDLCSGCGACVVACKVENNVPTTGDSHRKAGTDISWMTMLPINGEAGAEDQMRPTPCMHCDNPPCVKVCPVNATFQTEEGIVAQVWDRCIGCRYCQVACPYSRRYFNWTEPEFPETYQQALNPDVATRPEGVVEKCTFCVHRIKNLKEQAKIDGREITDKDVRLLPACAQSCPTEAIIFGDLNDPESLVSRMAASPRAQRLLEELGTRPKVFFLGKEKPLLNEGKEG, encoded by the coding sequence ATGGCCAAGGCGGCTGCCGCGGCCTCCCCCGAAATCAAGCCGGACGGGAAAAAGGGATACATCAACACCCGCACGGGCAAGGTCCCGAAATGGGGCATGGCCATCGATCTCGATCTCTGCTCGGGATGCGGCGCCTGCGTGGTGGCCTGCAAGGTGGAGAACAACGTTCCGACCACTGGGGATTCGCACCGCAAAGCCGGCACGGATATCAGTTGGATGACCATGCTCCCCATCAATGGCGAAGCCGGGGCCGAAGATCAGATGCGCCCCACCCCTTGCATGCATTGCGATAATCCCCCGTGCGTGAAGGTCTGCCCGGTGAACGCCACCTTCCAGACCGAAGAAGGCATCGTGGCGCAGGTTTGGGATCGATGCATCGGTTGCCGCTACTGCCAGGTCGCCTGTCCCTACTCCCGCCGTTATTTCAACTGGACCGAGCCGGAGTTCCCGGAAACCTATCAGCAGGCCCTGAACCCCGACGTGGCTACCCGGCCCGAAGGCGTGGTGGAGAAATGCACCTTCTGCGTGCATCGCATCAAGAACCTGAAGGAACAGGCCAAGATCGATGGTCGTGAGATCACCGACAAGGACGTAAGGCTGCTGCCCGCCTGCGCGCAATCGTGCCCGACGGAGGCCATCATCTTCGGGGATCTGAACGATCCCGAAAGCCTGGTCTCGCGCATGGCCGCCAGTCCCAGGGCCCAGCGCTTGCTGGAAGAATTGGGAACCCGTCCCAAGGTCTTCTTCCTGGGCAAGGAAAAGCCCCTCCTCAACGAGGGAAAGGAAGGCTGA
- a CDS encoding DUF2892 domain-containing protein yields MPSNSPAQNQGSFNRLEDASVEPEPDRIRRLTFKQDLERIDKGIRESVRKYAKSDPSAISRRLMELDSEWPVERALMAGAGSFVWVGLILGTTIHRRLTAMSAIAGAMLLAFALFGWAPPVLFMRRLGIRTQREINRERIALKALRGDFNRLDEGQPDEETRVERALKSAKSQG; encoded by the coding sequence ATGCCATCGAACTCGCCTGCCCAGAACCAGGGATCTTTCAACCGACTCGAAGACGCATCTGTAGAACCCGAACCGGATCGCATTCGACGCCTTACCTTTAAGCAGGACTTGGAGCGCATCGACAAGGGGATCCGCGAATCGGTCCGCAAGTATGCGAAATCGGATCCGTCCGCCATCAGCCGCCGTCTCATGGAATTGGATTCCGAATGGCCGGTCGAGCGGGCCCTGATGGCCGGCGCCGGAAGCTTCGTATGGGTGGGGTTGATACTCGGAACGACCATACATCGCAGGCTTACCGCGATGTCCGCCATAGCCGGGGCCATGTTGCTGGCCTTCGCCCTGTTCGGGTGGGCCCCGCCGGTATTGTTCATGCGCCGCCTGGGCATCCGTACGCAGCGCGAAATCAACCGCGAACGCATCGCCTTGAAGGCGCTGCGGGGCGACTTCAATCGTCTCGACGAGGGCCAACCGGATGAAGAGACCCGGGTCGAACGTGCCCTGAAATCCGCCAAGTCGCAAGGGTAA
- a CDS encoding c-type cytochrome, with protein sequence MLKLTLASMGMGIALLCATAAPVKAEDAAGLKLFKQGKCTQCHSIDALKITKVKSDGDDDDAVLDENGKKIDPPDLSAVGKDHDAAWFAKWLKKEVEVEGHKHKKKYKGSEDDLKVITEWLASDLKFDVPKKK encoded by the coding sequence ATGTTGAAGTTAACGCTGGCATCGATGGGGATGGGAATCGCCTTGCTCTGCGCGACGGCCGCGCCCGTGAAGGCGGAGGACGCCGCCGGGCTTAAGCTGTTCAAGCAGGGCAAATGCACGCAATGCCATTCCATCGACGCCCTCAAGATCACCAAGGTCAAGTCGGATGGCGATGACGACGACGCCGTCTTGGATGAGAACGGCAAGAAAATCGATCCACCGGATCTTTCCGCGGTCGGCAAGGACCACGATGCGGCCTGGTTCGCCAAATGGCTGAAAAAGGAAGTCGAGGTCGAGGGCCACAAGCATAAGAAGAAGTACAAGGGCTCCGAGGACGATCTGAAGGTGATCACCGAATGGCTCGCATCGGATCTGAAGTTCGACGTCCCCAAGAAGAAATAA
- the nrfD gene encoding polysulfide reductase NrfD, with amino-acid sequence MFIEGSSKPTRLGLGKFGPAWIATMVALFLVFAFGVYSYSRQVIDGETVGGLRTIGVGGASWGLYIVFVVFFIGVSFAGISISAMIRLFGIQDLKPLARMAELLTIIALSLGACCILADLGRPLSGLLNLPRYARVMSPFFGTFTLVISGYLFASVVYFFLSGRPDAAYLAERTKFWPLRLFYRIWAMGFNSTPDAFNRHANSSFWLSLLILPLLITAHSTLGFIFGIQSSRPGWYSALQAPGFVVMAGISGTGIILIIAAALRHFLDLKATITEKSFKWLGIMLMILCVVYIYFIIVEELTAHYAGPAMDKEVAHEIVSGVYSGYFWTAVGCLLASFFLLFFQYVRGRTSIGLHVLAGVLVNVAAVAKRFIIVIPSQTHGTLLPYRHGYYFPTLVECGVVLGLTAAGAMAYLTFLKVFPILPLHTVDHEEPLLQIDLQESKASHVRRLLLFGLTLVVGLTLVVVGFLLSARFGTNAKLDPLLPFSPVIFIAGIMTCFISSIVYEIVPEVKPRHPATRAHAARHA; translated from the coding sequence ATGTTCATCGAAGGATCCTCCAAGCCCACCCGCCTAGGCCTCGGCAAGTTCGGCCCCGCCTGGATCGCGACCATGGTAGCGCTTTTCCTCGTCTTCGCCTTCGGCGTCTATTCCTATTCGCGGCAGGTGATCGATGGCGAAACCGTCGGCGGCCTCCGTACCATCGGGGTGGGGGGCGCCTCCTGGGGGCTCTACATCGTATTCGTGGTCTTCTTCATCGGCGTGAGCTTCGCGGGCATTTCCATCTCGGCCATGATCCGGCTTTTCGGGATCCAGGATCTGAAACCCCTGGCCCGCATGGCGGAGCTCTTGACCATCATCGCCCTGTCCTTGGGGGCTTGCTGCATCCTGGCCGATCTCGGGCGCCCCCTGAGCGGCCTCTTGAACCTGCCCCGCTACGCGCGCGTCATGTCCCCGTTCTTCGGGACCTTCACCTTGGTCATTTCCGGCTACCTGTTCGCCAGCGTCGTGTATTTCTTCCTCTCCGGCCGTCCGGACGCCGCCTATCTCGCCGAACGGACCAAGTTCTGGCCCTTGCGCCTGTTCTACCGGATATGGGCGATGGGATTCAATTCCACCCCCGACGCGTTCAACCGCCACGCCAACTCCAGCTTCTGGCTTTCCCTGCTCATCCTGCCCTTGCTCATCACGGCCCACTCCACCTTAGGCTTCATCTTCGGAATCCAGTCCAGCCGGCCGGGGTGGTATAGCGCCCTGCAGGCGCCAGGATTCGTGGTCATGGCGGGGATTTCCGGCACCGGCATCATCCTCATCATCGCCGCCGCGCTCAGGCATTTCCTGGACCTGAAGGCGACCATCACCGAGAAAAGCTTCAAGTGGCTGGGCATCATGCTGATGATCCTGTGCGTGGTGTACATCTATTTCATCATCGTCGAAGAGCTGACGGCCCATTACGCCGGCCCGGCCATGGACAAGGAAGTGGCCCATGAGATCGTGTCCGGGGTCTACTCCGGATATTTCTGGACCGCGGTCGGTTGCCTGCTGGCGTCCTTCTTTCTGCTGTTCTTCCAGTACGTGCGCGGACGGACCAGCATCGGCCTGCATGTGCTGGCGGGCGTGCTCGTGAACGTCGCCGCCGTCGCCAAACGTTTCATCATCGTGATCCCTTCGCAAACCCACGGCACCCTGCTGCCTTACCGGCACGGCTATTATTTCCCCACTTTGGTGGAATGCGGCGTGGTATTGGGACTGACAGCCGCCGGCGCCATGGCTTACCTTACCTTCCTGAAGGTGTTCCCGATCCTGCCTCTGCATACGGTTGACCACGAGGAGCCATTATTGCAGATAGACCTGCAGGAGAGCAAGGCCAGCCACGTAAGACGCCTGCTCCTCTTCGGCCTTACCCTGGTCGTCGGGCTAACCCTGGTGGTGGTCGGGTTCCTGCTTTCCGCCCGCTTCGGCACCAATGCGAAACTGGATCCGCTCCTGCCCTTCAGCCCCGTCATCTTCATCGCCGGGATCATGACGTGCTTCATCTCCTCCATCGTTTACGAGATCGTTCCCGAGGTGAAGCCGCGCCACCCGGCGACCCGGGCGCACGCCGCCCGGCATGCCTGA
- a CDS encoding cytochrome c3 family protein: MSSWKSLLAAGMALAALTVALLSCDKGATPGAAASGPGASIASRLGLAPDPVKQPLRFDHAVHIKAEDMDCKDCHKFAEKGVHATLPKLKDCKDCHSEPQGKDPEEPKVREYLESGKEIPWVVVDRLPGHVYFSHRAHIALGKMKCWDCHRDMRKVNQPVTVPDINYLTMSKCTACHKQKQAEWECTTCHK, translated from the coding sequence ATGTCATCCTGGAAAAGCCTTCTCGCCGCAGGCATGGCCTTGGCCGCCCTGACCGTAGCTCTCCTCAGCTGCGATAAGGGCGCCACGCCGGGCGCCGCCGCATCGGGGCCCGGGGCATCGATAGCCTCGCGGCTGGGGCTCGCGCCCGATCCAGTCAAGCAGCCCTTGCGATTCGATCATGCGGTCCATATCAAGGCCGAGGATATGGATTGCAAGGACTGCCACAAGTTCGCGGAGAAGGGGGTGCATGCCACCCTTCCCAAGCTCAAGGACTGCAAGGATTGCCACTCCGAGCCGCAAGGTAAGGATCCCGAAGAGCCCAAGGTGCGCGAGTACCTGGAAAGCGGCAAGGAAATCCCGTGGGTCGTGGTCGATAGGTTGCCCGGCCACGTCTATTTCTCGCACCGGGCGCATATCGCCTTGGGCAAGATGAAATGCTGGGATTGCCATCGGGACATGCGCAAGGTGAACCAACCGGTGACCGTCCCCGACATCAATTACCTCACCATGTCCAAATGCACGGCATGCCACAAGCAGAAGCAGGCGGAGTGGGAATGCACCACTTGCCACAAATGA
- a CDS encoding CxxxxCH/CxxCH domain-containing protein has translation MNVMRMQLTQPLTCALLMLAACSRMDDTAKPAESCDLCHTAPLSRDAVHRMHLSVRAVADFPFADTSAAAKMGFVQSATDTTYRIKADPGFKFVSDSAKNQAMLDQQTRLLGYGIQCSDCHKGVDAGYVRNDDATHRNGKKDPSFNEDALLAKHYDASDTAHYLASAPRMSFDGTNCSNIACHGAGRKSLKKVEWRTTAALSDTLSCMACHDTRNHNVGVSCEQCHLDVTLDGKTIHNFRKHLNDTISYGIRKL, from the coding sequence GTGAACGTCATGCGAATGCAATTGACCCAGCCGTTGACATGCGCGCTTCTGATGTTGGCGGCCTGTAGCAGGATGGACGATACCGCGAAACCGGCCGAATCGTGCGACCTGTGCCACACGGCCCCCTTAAGCCGGGATGCGGTGCATCGTATGCACTTGAGCGTCCGCGCCGTGGCCGATTTCCCCTTCGCCGACACTTCCGCGGCCGCCAAGATGGGATTCGTGCAAAGCGCCACCGATACGACTTACCGTATCAAGGCGGATCCCGGCTTCAAGTTCGTGAGCGACAGCGCCAAGAACCAGGCAATGCTCGATCAGCAGACCCGGCTTCTCGGCTACGGCATCCAATGCTCGGACTGCCATAAGGGAGTCGACGCCGGATACGTCCGCAACGACGACGCGACCCACCGGAACGGGAAAAAGGATCCGTCCTTCAACGAGGATGCCTTGCTCGCGAAGCACTACGATGCCTCGGACACGGCCCATTACCTGGCCTCGGCCCCGCGCATGTCCTTCGATGGAACGAATTGCAGCAACATCGCCTGCCACGGAGCGGGCCGTAAGTCGCTCAAGAAGGTCGAATGGCGGACCACCGCAGCGCTCAGCGATACCCTGTCTTGCATGGCCTGCCACGACACCCGCAATCATAACGTGGGCGTGAGCTGCGAACAGTGCCATCTGGACGTGACCCTGGATGGCAAAACCATCCATAACTTCCGGAAGCATCTCAATGACACGATCAGCTACGGGATCCGGAAACTCTGA
- a CDS encoding molybdopterin-dependent oxidoreductase produces the protein MDTKESGRRKFLKISGAVGAAGLLAGCFKKKDEFALPRDKPPVPGADGWYIGEEKNIASSCAQCPVNCGIMVRVVEGRAVKINGNPQSVQVDGKLGPKGQTGLFTLYDPDRIKGPLLREGARGEGKWKPISWDEALAETAKRLGSLRSRGEAHKLAVLCGRPRGFMKETLERFCAAYGTPNFFDPLAAGEGALVQAMDLMMGVPEIPGYDADHTSFLLSLGSGIFESTCNGIHFARGTGAFRRGNPTRRSFITHVDPNFTATAKIADDWIRLRKMGTYDVLALGLAHILVEQGWHDKAFIEAHTVGFDRFQEVLKAYTPAATAERTGIPEERILRLAEQLHVSRPSVVVVDARSLSTSNGLEIARAVLALNALLGNLERPGGIVARRDLPLADWAGLKPDDIAAAGLAKPSLDGRGKERFPFSSSVADAFPESVLAETPYPAEALFLYYANPLFSRNNPERFRQAFAKIPFIVSFSPFMDESAYESDLILPDHTYLERWEEALPPPLGFRATIGIRKPVVEPLYGTKHSGDAIFGIARNLGGTVAEAFPWKDFRAAMEERLSGIARAKRGSIVEDDPADFLKKLAKVGCWNDDPSPAENWKAAFRTSSGKFEFYSSAAEAKIAGSAALNKLAPEAYLKSLGKGALAEACLPHSEPAVFEGAEKDFPLLLFAYKDITYAEGSGENIPLLVELAGLQKGLTGTESWLSWAEINAETAARVGLRQGDPLWVESPLGKIKAYAMLREKISPDVVLMALGRGHTQMGRFAKGRGENPKHIMAAHFDPLSGIVSNRITRVRIAKA, from the coding sequence ATGGACACCAAGGAAAGCGGTCGCAGGAAATTCCTCAAGATATCCGGCGCCGTAGGCGCGGCGGGATTGCTCGCCGGCTGCTTCAAAAAGAAAGATGAATTCGCCCTGCCCCGCGATAAGCCCCCCGTCCCCGGAGCGGACGGATGGTACATAGGCGAGGAAAAAAACATCGCCTCCTCTTGCGCCCAATGCCCGGTCAACTGCGGCATCATGGTGCGGGTGGTCGAAGGCCGCGCCGTGAAGATCAACGGCAACCCCCAATCCGTCCAGGTGGACGGCAAGCTGGGGCCCAAAGGCCAGACTGGTCTCTTCACCCTCTACGATCCGGACCGCATCAAAGGCCCGCTCCTGCGCGAAGGCGCGCGCGGGGAAGGCAAATGGAAACCGATCTCCTGGGATGAAGCCTTGGCCGAAACGGCCAAGCGCCTGGGTTCGCTGCGTTCCCGGGGCGAGGCCCATAAGCTCGCCGTACTCTGCGGCCGGCCGCGCGGCTTCATGAAAGAGACGTTGGAACGCTTCTGCGCGGCCTACGGAACCCCTAATTTTTTCGATCCCCTGGCCGCCGGGGAAGGCGCCCTGGTGCAGGCGATGGACCTGATGATGGGCGTGCCGGAAATTCCCGGTTACGACGCCGACCACACGTCCTTCCTATTGAGCCTGGGTTCGGGCATTTTCGAATCCACCTGCAACGGCATCCATTTCGCCCGCGGCACCGGCGCGTTCCGTCGGGGGAATCCCACCCGCCGCTCTTTCATCACCCACGTGGATCCCAACTTCACCGCCACCGCCAAGATCGCCGATGATTGGATCCGGTTGCGCAAGATGGGTACCTACGACGTGCTCGCCTTGGGCCTCGCCCATATCCTGGTGGAGCAGGGATGGCACGACAAAGCCTTCATCGAAGCCCATACCGTAGGCTTCGATCGCTTCCAGGAAGTCCTCAAGGCCTACACCCCCGCGGCGACCGCCGAGCGCACCGGCATTCCCGAGGAGCGCATCCTCCGCCTGGCGGAGCAATTGCACGTCTCGAGGCCTTCGGTGGTGGTGGTGGACGCGCGTTCTCTCTCCACGTCGAACGGGCTCGAGATCGCCCGCGCCGTTTTGGCTTTGAACGCTTTGCTCGGGAATCTGGAAAGGCCGGGAGGCATCGTAGCCAGGCGGGATCTGCCCTTGGCCGATTGGGCCGGCCTGAAACCGGACGATATCGCCGCCGCGGGGCTGGCGAAACCATCCTTGGACGGGCGGGGCAAGGAGCGCTTCCCCTTCTCCTCATCGGTCGCGGACGCTTTTCCCGAATCCGTATTGGCGGAAACTCCTTACCCGGCGGAAGCCCTGTTCCTCTACTACGCGAATCCGCTCTTCAGCCGGAATAATCCGGAACGGTTCCGCCAGGCCTTCGCCAAGATCCCCTTCATCGTCAGCTTCTCCCCCTTCATGGACGAGAGCGCGTACGAATCCGATCTGATCCTTCCCGATCATACCTACTTGGAACGCTGGGAAGAGGCTTTGCCCCCTCCCCTGGGTTTCCGGGCCACCATCGGCATCCGCAAGCCCGTGGTCGAACCGCTCTACGGCACCAAGCACTCGGGCGACGCCATTTTTGGGATCGCCCGTAACCTGGGAGGTACGGTAGCGGAGGCGTTTCCTTGGAAGGATTTCCGGGCGGCCATGGAGGAACGCCTCTCCGGTATCGCCCGCGCCAAACGCGGCTCCATCGTGGAAGACGATCCGGCGGATTTCCTCAAGAAGCTGGCCAAGGTGGGTTGTTGGAACGACGATCCTTCGCCGGCCGAGAATTGGAAGGCCGCCTTCCGCACCTCTTCCGGTAAATTCGAATTCTATTCCTCGGCGGCGGAGGCCAAGATCGCGGGTTCCGCGGCCCTCAACAAGCTCGCTCCCGAGGCTTACCTCAAATCCCTGGGCAAGGGAGCGTTGGCCGAGGCCTGCCTCCCGCATTCCGAGCCCGCCGTCTTCGAAGGCGCGGAAAAGGATTTCCCGCTGCTGCTCTTCGCCTATAAGGACATCACCTATGCCGAGGGCAGCGGGGAGAACATCCCATTGCTGGTGGAACTGGCGGGCCTGCAAAAAGGCCTGACCGGAACGGAGAGCTGGCTATCCTGGGCCGAGATCAACGCGGAGACCGCCGCGCGGGTGGGCCTGCGGCAGGGAGATCCCCTATGGGTGGAATCCCCGCTCGGCAAGATCAAGGCTTACGCCATGCTGCGCGAGAAAATCTCCCCCGACGTGGTCCTGATGGCGTTGGGCCGGGGGCATACCCAGATGGGCCGGTTCGCCAAGGGCCGCGGGGAAAATCCCAAACATATCATGGCCGCGCACTTCGATCCCTTGAGCGGCATCGTCTCCAATCGCATCACCCGCGTCCGCATCGCAAAGGCATGA